Proteins found in one Paenibacillus dendritiformis genomic segment:
- the qoxC gene encoding cytochrome aa3 quinol oxidase subunit III: protein MKLDNTLPLEYRSEENSNRIFGFWLFLGAEIVLFSTLFAVYLTLWNRTGSGPTGTDIFELKGVLIETFLLLTSSFTCGLAIHSMRLGLKKPSLVFFGITLLLGLGFLGVEIAEFVTYVHEGATLQTSAFLSSLFVLLGTHGAHVTLGLLWGAGIMIQISREGFTLDTSNKSFIFSLYWHFLDVVWIFIFSFVYLKGLM from the coding sequence ATGAAATTAGACAATACGCTGCCGCTTGAATATCGCTCGGAGGAGAACAGCAACCGTATTTTCGGATTCTGGTTGTTCCTGGGGGCAGAGATTGTCCTCTTCTCCACTCTCTTTGCTGTCTATCTGACATTGTGGAACCGTACGGGCAGCGGCCCGACGGGTACGGATATTTTTGAACTGAAGGGCGTCCTGATCGAGACGTTCCTGCTTCTGACCAGCAGCTTCACCTGCGGTCTCGCGATTCACAGCATGCGTCTTGGATTGAAGAAGCCGTCGCTCGTCTTCTTCGGCATCACTCTGCTGCTCGGCCTTGGCTTCCTGGGCGTCGAGATTGCCGAGTTCGTGACGTATGTCCATGAAGGCGCAACCCTGCAGACGAGCGCCTTCCTGTCCAGCTTGTTCGTGCTGCTGGGCACGCACGGCGCACACGTCACGCTGGGTCTGCTGTGGGGAGCGGGGATTATGATTCAGATTTCACGCGAAGGCTTCACGCTGGATACATCGAACAAGTCGTTCATCTTCTCGCTGTACTGGCATTTCCTTGACGTCGTCTGGATCTTCATCTTCAGCTTTGTCTACTTGAAAGGATTGATGTGA
- the qoxD gene encoding cytochrome aa3 quinol oxidase subunit IV, producing the protein MKQLFPIRHVMGYVFSLILSVVALAVIFWDMSFAMGMTILLVCAAIQASVQLFLFMHATEDKTTKSSNMTNLVYALFVGLVTVFGTLFTMIWGYQ; encoded by the coding sequence ATGAAACAACTGTTCCCGATTCGTCATGTGATGGGATATGTCTTCTCTCTCATCCTTTCTGTCGTCGCGCTGGCCGTCATCTTCTGGGATATGTCGTTCGCCATGGGAATGACCATCCTGCTCGTCTGTGCAGCAATCCAGGCATCTGTGCAGCTATTCTTATTCATGCACGCTACGGAAGACAAGACGACGAAGTCGTCCAACATGACGAACCTCGTCTATGCGCTGTTCGTCGGGCTGGTGACCGTCTTCGGTACGCTGTTCACGATGATCTGGGGTTATCAATAA
- a CDS encoding SDR family oxidoreductase — translation MHDYPMYPYYSTMTKCKEQPITFPPQHQDQQPGLEYVMYPRPIAENPHYTGSGKLRDRVVLITGGDSGIGRAVAIACAKEGAAVAFAYLYEEVEAQETRTRIEQLGGPVLAMKADLRTRAACCDIVEQTVRRFGRLDVLVNNIGVQYPQHSLLDITEEQLEQTFRTNIFSFFFVTQAALPHLKPGSSIINTASVTAYRGEKTLIDYSSTKGAVVSFTRSLSLSLVDQGIRVNAVAPGPIWTPLIPSSFSADRVAVFGSNTPMKRAGQPFELAPAYIYLASDDSRYVTGETMHVNGGGFITS, via the coding sequence ATGCATGATTACCCCATGTATCCATATTACAGTACAATGACGAAGTGCAAGGAGCAGCCGATTACGTTCCCGCCCCAGCATCAAGATCAACAGCCGGGATTGGAATATGTAATGTATCCGCGGCCGATCGCGGAGAATCCGCACTATACCGGCAGCGGCAAGCTTCGGGATCGGGTCGTGCTCATTACGGGCGGAGACAGCGGCATTGGCCGGGCCGTGGCCATTGCTTGCGCCAAGGAAGGCGCGGCGGTGGCATTCGCTTACTTGTATGAAGAGGTCGAGGCGCAGGAGACCCGCACCCGGATCGAACAGTTAGGAGGGCCCGTCCTGGCGATGAAGGCTGATCTGCGCACTAGGGCGGCGTGCTGCGATATCGTGGAGCAGACGGTGCGCCGCTTCGGACGGCTCGATGTGCTGGTGAACAATATTGGCGTGCAGTATCCGCAGCACAGCCTGCTTGATATTACGGAGGAGCAGCTGGAGCAGACGTTCCGCACCAATATTTTCTCCTTCTTCTTCGTCACGCAGGCGGCACTGCCTCATCTGAAGCCGGGCAGCTCGATTATCAATACCGCCTCAGTTACCGCTTACCGGGGCGAAAAGACCTTGATTGACTATTCATCGACGAAGGGAGCCGTCGTATCCTTCACCCGCTCATTGTCCCTCTCGCTGGTCGATCAGGGCATCCGCGTCAACGCCGTCGCTCCTGGCCCGATCTGGACGCCGCTCATTCCGTCCAGCTTCTCCGCCGATCGGGTGGCGGTCTTCGGCTCGAATACGCCAATGAAGCGGGCCGGCCAGCCGTTCGAGCTCGCTCCCGCCTACATCTACCTGGCAAGCGACGATTCCCGCTACGTCACCGGCGAGACGATGCATGTGAACGGAGGCGGGTTCATTACCTCCTGA
- a CDS encoding threonine/serine exporter family protein, which yields MSFIEQLAVSFFATAAFGILFNVPGKNLVQCGFVGLIGWLVYLSCTMVAIDTIPATLIASFVVTMVSHVFAKKYRTPIIVFNVSGIIPLVPGGMAYDAMRHAVGNQYDIAVQLAVKAAMISGAIAMGLVFSEVIYQVMRRKAA from the coding sequence ATGAGCTTCATCGAACAACTGGCGGTCAGCTTCTTCGCGACGGCTGCCTTCGGCATTCTTTTCAACGTTCCCGGGAAAAATCTCGTGCAGTGCGGCTTCGTCGGCTTAATCGGGTGGCTCGTCTACCTGTCGTGTACGATGGTCGCGATCGATACGATTCCGGCGACCTTGATCGCCTCCTTCGTCGTGACGATGGTGAGCCACGTGTTCGCCAAGAAGTACCGGACCCCGATCATTGTATTCAATGTCTCCGGCATTATCCCGCTTGTCCCCGGCGGCATGGCCTATGACGCGATGCGGCACGCGGTCGGGAATCAATACGACATTGCGGTTCAGCTTGCGGTCAAGGCGGCGATGATCTCGGGGGCGATCGCGATGGGGCTGGTCTTCTCCGAGGTTATCTATCAAGTCATGCGAAGAAAGGCGGCCTAG